One genomic window of Fusarium fujikuroi IMI 58289 draft genome, chromosome FFUJ_chr01 includes the following:
- a CDS encoding probable RNA-binding protein (RRM superfamily), whose translation MSSRGGKLAPEVNRALFVKNLSYNVTPEELFDLFGKFGPIRQVRQGIANNTKGTAFIVYEDVADAKQACDKLNGFNFQNRYLVVLYHQPDKMAKSKEDLEARRESLAQLKQQHGID comes from the exons ATGAGTAGTCGCGGCGGTAAATTAGCCCCAGAAGTCAATCG AGCTCTGTTCGTAAAGAACTTGAG TTACAACGTCACTCCGGAAGAGTTGTTCGACCTTTTCGGAAAATTTGGCCCAATTCG CCAGGTTCGACAGGGTAttgccaacaacaccaaaggtACTGCCTTCATTGTCTATGAAGACGTAGCCGACGCCAAGCAAGCCTGCGACAAGCTCAACGGCTTCAATTTCCAAAACCGATACCTCGTTG TTCTATACCACCAGCCAGACAAAATGGCCAAGTCAAAAGAGGACCTCGAAGCTCGCCGGGAATCTTTAGCTCAGCTCAAGCAACAGCATGGCATCGATTGA